DNA sequence from the Halorussus limi genome:
CTTGCGCCGAAGCGTCCCCTTTTTACGGTTAAGTCCCGTCAATACCTGCATCTATGTCCCCCGAGCAGGTGGTACGATGACCCGGAGCGAACTGACCGAAATCACCGTCGTCGGCGACGACGATACCGGACTCGTCGCCCGCGTCACGACCCTGCTGTTCGAGCGCGGAATCAACATCGAGGACCTCGATCAGGCGGTCCGCGACGACCTCTTCCGCATGACGATGCACGTCGATGCCACCGGCATGGAGGGGACCCGCGAGGGCCTCCGCGCGGACCTCGACGACCTCAGCGACGACCTCGGCGTGGACGTGCGGGTCCGGTTCCCCGACGACCGCGAGACCAAGCGCATGGCGGTGCTGGTCACGAAGGAGAGCCACTGCCTCGAACGACTCTGCGAAGTCGCGGCCGAGGACGAACTCGACGCCGAGATTTCGGTCGTCATCGGCAACCACCCCGACCTCCAACCGGTCGCCACCGAGTACGGCATCCCGTTCCACGACATCGGCGACGCGGAGGGGAACGCCGACGAGGACCGACTGCTCGACTTGCTGGGAGAGTACGACATCGACCTCGTGGTGCTGGCCCGCTACATGCGCATCCTCGGGCCGAACGTCGTCTTCCGGTACGAGGGCCGCATCATCAACGTCCACCCCAGCCTCCTGCCCGCGTTCCCCGGCGCGAAGGCCTACCGGCAGGCAAAGGAGGCGGGCGTCCGCATCGCAGGTGTGACCGCCCACTACGTGACGACCGACCTCGACCAAGGCCCCATCGTCGCCCAGCGGGCGTTCAACGTCCCGGACGGCGCGAGCGTCGACACGCTCAAGGAGCGTGGCCAACCCCTCGAAGCCGACGTTCTGCTGGAGGCGGTCCGACTCCACCTCGCCGACGACGTGACGGTCCACCGCGGCCGTACCGAACTCCGGGACGACGCCCGCGAAGTGGCGACGGGCGAACTCGGCGAGGCGGACGCGACTGAGGCGACCGGGGAGGCGGCGAGCGGCGCGGCCTACCAACTCGGGATGCCCCCCGAACTCGACCGCGCGACCCCGGACGAACCCACCGACGAGCGACTCGTCGCACCCCCGAAGACCGGCGACGACTGAGGACAGACCGAGAGCGCGGCGAGGGAAGGCTGGCGGCAGAACGCGGGCCGAAAGCCGGACCGAAATCCGTTCGACACGATTACCTCTTTCGATTCGACGGCCGGTAACGCCGCGATGGCCCGAGTTTAGTCGCCGGATAACAAAGACGGTCTACCACTAACCGCGAGTCAATGCGTTTTCGGGACGCCGTTAGGGTGTTGTTCGTCGGTATCGTCGTCGCGTCGGCGTTCGTGGTCGCCTCGGGCTACCTCTCTGCGGAAGCCTCGTCGTCGTCCGCGGCCGGACGGCCGACGTTCGACGCGGCCCCTCGCGACGGAATCACCGTGGTCGCCACCGACTCGAACACGTGGATGGGCAAGGCCGGCGACGGGCCGCGAGCGCGGGCCGAACTCGTCGCGTTCGCGCCCAACGGGAGCGTGATGTACTACAACGACACGCACACCCGGTACTGGGACGTGGACCCCGTGAAAGGCGAGGAGACGACCGTCGAGTACGTCGCGGCCGACCACCTCAACGCCTCGGAGTGTCACGCGACGACGGCCTGCACGCGGAACGTGGTCGAGCGCGTCAACCTCACGACCGGCGAGACGACCCGAATCTACGGGCGAATCACGCCGGGCAAGCACTCGACGCGGTGGCACGACGCCGACCGACTCGACGAGGACAGTCTGGTCATCGCCGACATCGCGCAGGACCGGGTCTACGTCGTCAACACGACGAGCGGTCTCGTGGAGTGGTCGTGGGACGCCCAGCAGAACTACGCGCTGTCGAGCGGCGGGCCGTACCCCGAGGACTGGACGCACCTCAACGACGTGGAGGTGCTGGCCGACGGCACCATCATGGCCAGCCTCCGGAATCAGGACCAAGTGGTGTTCCTCGACCGCCAGACCGGTCTCATCGAGAATCGGACGCTCGGGGGCGAGGACAAACACGGCATCATCTACGAACAGCACAATCCCGACTACATCAACGCCTCGAACGGCGGTCCCGCGGTTCTCATCGGCGACTCGGAGAACAACCGCGTCGTGGAATACCAGCGGAAAAACGGCGAGTGGACCCGGTCGTGGACGTGGCAGGACGCCCGGATGCAGTGGCCCCGCGACGCCGACCGCCTGCCGAACGGCCACACGCTCGTCACCGACTCGAACGGCAACCGCGTCTTCGAGTTGAACCAGCAGGGAGAGGTCGTCTGGAGCGTGGACGTGGCGTTCCCCTACGAGTCCGAGCGCCTGAACACCGGCGACGAGAGCACCGGCGGTCCCTCGGCGACGAAGGCGAACCTCGGGTCGGAGTCGGGCGGCGGTGCGGGCGAAGGCGGAGCGGACGGGCAGGTCACGTCCGACAGGGACCAACCGGGTCCGCTGGAGCGGGCGTGGGCGGTCGTCAGAGACTTGCTCCCCGGACGGACCGCCAACGGCCTGATGTACGTCACGCCCATCTGGATGGGCGGCCCGGAGGTGCTGGCGCTCGCGGCGCTGGTGCTGACGCTGCTGGTCTGGGTGGTCTGTGAGGCCTACTGGTCGTCGTGGCGCGCGTCGGTCCACAACCCGGTGTCGATTTCCCGGCGGGAGTAGTCGGGCGCGAGTCCTGTTTTCGAGTCTTCGCACGCGCGAGGCGAAAGCCGAGACGAACTGGCGCTTTCAGAGGTTCCGAACGACCGAGACCGCGTCTTCGAGCGAGGGCGCGTCGAACAGTTCCCGGCCGACGTAGGCGTTCGTGCCCGCGGCGTAGAGGTCGCGGGCCGCCTCCACGACGTCGGCGTCGAGCGGTTCG
Encoded proteins:
- a CDS encoding formyltetrahydrofolate deformylase — encoded protein: MTRSELTEITVVGDDDTGLVARVTTLLFERGINIEDLDQAVRDDLFRMTMHVDATGMEGTREGLRADLDDLSDDLGVDVRVRFPDDRETKRMAVLVTKESHCLERLCEVAAEDELDAEISVVIGNHPDLQPVATEYGIPFHDIGDAEGNADEDRLLDLLGEYDIDLVVLARYMRILGPNVVFRYEGRIINVHPSLLPAFPGAKAYRQAKEAGVRIAGVTAHYVTTDLDQGPIVAQRAFNVPDGASVDTLKERGQPLEADVLLEAVRLHLADDVTVHRGRTELRDDAREVATGELGEADATEATGEAASGAAYQLGMPPELDRATPDEPTDERLVAPPKTGDD
- a CDS encoding arylsulfotransferase family protein yields the protein MLFVGIVVASAFVVASGYLSAEASSSSAAGRPTFDAAPRDGITVVATDSNTWMGKAGDGPRARAELVAFAPNGSVMYYNDTHTRYWDVDPVKGEETTVEYVAADHLNASECHATTACTRNVVERVNLTTGETTRIYGRITPGKHSTRWHDADRLDEDSLVIADIAQDRVYVVNTTSGLVEWSWDAQQNYALSSGGPYPEDWTHLNDVEVLADGTIMASLRNQDQVVFLDRQTGLIENRTLGGEDKHGIIYEQHNPDYINASNGGPAVLIGDSENNRVVEYQRKNGEWTRSWTWQDARMQWPRDADRLPNGHTLVTDSNGNRVFELNQQGEVVWSVDVAFPYESERLNTGDESTGGPSATKANLGSESGGGAGEGGADGQVTSDRDQPGPLERAWAVVRDLLPGRTANGLMYVTPIWMGGPEVLALAALVLTLLVWVVCEAYWSSWRASVHNPVSISRRE